A region from the uncultured Draconibacterium sp. genome encodes:
- a CDS encoding alpha/beta hydrolase, translated as MVKSRIVFCSSAKNILATILCVAYSVCCFGEQKKHVYFIPGQGADARLFKNIELDSTCKTIHITYSIPEKGWDMSAYARELAKQIDTTKNYSIVGVSLGGMLATEMADFLNPEKVIVISSAKNRKEFPGRYRFQKVIPIHRLVPGFAIKTGARILQPIVEPDRNKDKETFKSMLKSKNPVFLKRTTTMILTWERTSNNKQIMHIHGDNDKTLPARFVHFDYLVEDGSHMMALTRGDMISELINEILQK; from the coding sequence ATGGTCAAAAGCAGAATTGTATTTTGCAGTTCCGCAAAAAATATTCTCGCCACTATTTTATGTGTTGCCTATTCTGTTTGTTGTTTTGGCGAGCAAAAGAAGCACGTATACTTTATACCGGGCCAGGGAGCTGATGCACGCTTATTTAAAAACATCGAACTCGATTCTACCTGCAAAACTATACACATTACCTATAGCATACCGGAAAAAGGGTGGGATATGTCTGCTTATGCGCGAGAACTGGCCAAACAAATCGATACAACAAAAAACTATTCCATTGTGGGCGTTTCTTTGGGGGGAATGCTGGCAACGGAAATGGCAGATTTTCTTAATCCCGAAAAAGTGATTGTTATTTCGAGTGCTAAAAACCGAAAAGAATTTCCCGGAAGATATCGTTTTCAAAAAGTTATTCCCATTCACCGGTTGGTTCCGGGATTTGCCATAAAAACCGGAGCCAGAATTTTGCAGCCTATTGTTGAACCCGACAGAAATAAAGACAAAGAAACTTTTAAAAGCATGCTGAAAAGCAAGAACCCTGTGTTTCTAAAACGAACAACCACCATGATTTTAACATGGGAACGTACATCAAATAACAAACAGATAATGCACATACATGGCGATAACGATAAAACACTACCGGCTCGCTTTGTTCATTTTGATTATTTGGTTGAAGATGGTTCGCACATGATGGCATTAACGCGTGGAGACATGATTAGCGAGCTTATTAATGAGATTTTACAGAAATAA
- a CDS encoding efflux transporter outer membrane subunit: MKRNRTYNLTVFVALLLLASSCMVGPNFQEAAVEAPESYRFQDSTATESDTVNWQVLFNDPVLATLIDSALVNNLDRLMAVSSINEARAYLGMAKADLYPHISYSGSLAYGNSQAPSLSAMSSLNAVANVNWEIDFWGKYRRATEAAKADLLASEFGLKALELSLVTQVATTYHTLLDYRNRLEIAQRTLESRTESSRIIRERFDKGIVPEIDVNQAEIQEATAAASIPVYERSIAYTENALSVLIGENPMPIITESSLEELPLPAVVPSGLPSELLERRPDILQAEQMLKAQNARIGVAQAMRFPSISLTGLLGLASADLADFNSDDAFIGSLGADLFGPVFQFGKNKRRVEAQREVTEQMKFNYEKAVLNAFRETEDALVFISTTSRELEFVSKQLEASKNAAELSRQRYDGGVTSYLEVLDAERVLFNIELYYSELLQKSLEANINLYKALGGGW; the protein is encoded by the coding sequence ATGAAACGAAATAGAACATATAATTTAACCGTTTTTGTTGCGCTTTTACTGTTGGCAAGCAGTTGCATGGTTGGACCTAATTTTCAGGAAGCGGCAGTTGAAGCACCAGAAAGCTATCGCTTTCAGGATAGTACTGCAACAGAAAGCGACACTGTAAACTGGCAGGTACTATTTAACGATCCGGTTTTGGCAACCTTAATCGATTCAGCTTTGGTTAATAATCTCGACCGGCTAATGGCTGTTTCAAGCATAAATGAAGCACGAGCTTATCTGGGCATGGCCAAAGCCGATTTATATCCGCATATTTCTTATTCTGGCTCGTTGGCCTACGGAAATTCACAAGCCCCTTCCCTGTCGGCCATGTCGTCGTTAAATGCAGTGGCCAATGTTAACTGGGAAATTGATTTTTGGGGCAAATACAGAAGAGCAACCGAAGCTGCAAAGGCAGACTTGCTTGCCTCTGAATTTGGACTAAAAGCATTGGAACTAAGTCTGGTGACACAAGTAGCCACTACTTATCACACCTTGCTCGATTACAGAAACAGACTGGAAATAGCACAAAGAACACTGGAATCAAGAACTGAATCATCCCGTATAATTCGCGAACGTTTTGATAAAGGTATAGTTCCGGAAATTGATGTAAACCAGGCAGAAATTCAGGAAGCAACTGCGGCTGCTTCTATTCCGGTTTACGAACGCTCCATTGCTTATACTGAAAATGCACTAAGTGTTTTAATAGGAGAAAATCCGATGCCGATTATTACCGAATCTTCGCTTGAAGAGCTGCCGCTTCCCGCAGTAGTTCCTTCAGGATTACCCTCGGAATTATTGGAGCGCCGCCCCGACATATTACAGGCTGAACAAATGCTTAAAGCCCAAAATGCGCGTATTGGTGTGGCACAGGCCATGCGTTTCCCTTCAATAAGTTTAACCGGATTGTTAGGGCTTGCCAGTGCCGATCTGGCGGATTTTAACTCGGATGACGCATTTATTGGCTCGCTGGGTGCCGATTTATTTGGCCCCGTTTTTCAGTTTGGAAAAAATAAACGACGGGTAGAAGCACAACGCGAGGTTACCGAACAAATGAAGTTTAACTACGAAAAGGCCGTATTAAATGCTTTTCGCGAAACAGAAGATGCCCTTGTTTTCATTAGTACAACAAGCCGGGAACTTGAATTTGTTAGTAAACAGCTTGAAGCATCGAAAAATGCTGCAGAACTGTCGCGCCAACGATACGATGGAGGAGTTACGAGCTATCTTGAAGTACTGGATGCCGAGCGCGTGTTATTTAACATTGAGTTATATTATTCAGAGCTTTTACAAAAAAGCCTGGAGGCAAATATTAATCTGTACAAAGCACTTGGCGGAGGCTGGTAA
- a CDS encoding chorismate mutase, whose amino-acid sequence MKFRDPENCATLEEIRCEIDKIDEHIVLLFAERHKYVEAIVRFKDDENAIIAEDRKQSVIRQRREWAEKNGLNADIFEQIYRLLIESNIKHEMELLKLKKKK is encoded by the coding sequence ATGAAATTTAGAGATCCGGAAAATTGTGCTACTCTGGAAGAAATAAGGTGTGAGATTGACAAAATTGACGAGCACATTGTTTTGCTTTTTGCTGAACGGCATAAATATGTTGAAGCTATTGTTCGATTTAAAGATGATGAAAATGCCATTATTGCCGAGGATCGAAAACAATCGGTAATCAGGCAACGCCGCGAATGGGCAGAAAAAAATGGATTAAATGCCGATATTTTTGAACAAATATACAGGCTTTTAATAGAGAGTAACATAAAACATGAAATGGAATTATTGAAATTAAAAAAGAAAAAATAA
- a CDS encoding efflux RND transporter periplasmic adaptor subunit translates to MRVFYFMIAVILLISCANEQQKQMPPLQVKAVEVVQKDVVEKIDFVGQVYGFQDISIRARVVGYLEGIHFNEGLPVKKGQLLYTIDAQPYEAEVAAKQSLLAEAKSLYAKAQSDLNRYKPLAESNAVSKADLDGAQVQFEAAEAQVKAAEANLEISKIQLGYTKVYSPIDGIIGKSLAEIGDLVGQAPLVVLNTVSKTKDIHVDFFLPENQYLQLANSIIEEGNAMYKASEEHKEFLELVLADNSIHQYKGAVNFVDRGVDSNTGTILIQTRFPNPDLIIRPGQFAKVRIPITHSQAIMVPQKSIKELQGQYSVFIVNAENKVETRQVEPAGTIGDMWRIKDGLKAGERVLIEGLQKVRNGMPVVAETVEFKSQFPNL, encoded by the coding sequence ATGAGAGTTTTTTACTTTATGATTGCAGTAATTCTGCTTATATCGTGTGCAAACGAACAACAAAAACAGATGCCCCCTTTGCAGGTAAAAGCTGTTGAGGTAGTTCAAAAAGATGTAGTTGAGAAAATAGATTTTGTGGGTCAGGTATATGGCTTTCAGGATATTTCTATCCGCGCACGGGTTGTTGGTTACCTTGAAGGAATTCATTTTAACGAAGGGCTTCCGGTAAAAAAAGGTCAATTGCTTTACACCATCGACGCCCAACCCTACGAGGCCGAGGTAGCTGCCAAGCAGAGTCTTTTGGCAGAAGCAAAATCCTTATATGCAAAGGCGCAAAGCGATTTAAACCGGTACAAACCATTAGCCGAATCAAACGCGGTTAGTAAGGCCGATCTGGATGGTGCCCAGGTACAATTTGAAGCTGCTGAAGCCCAAGTTAAGGCCGCTGAGGCTAATCTTGAGATTTCCAAAATTCAGTTGGGTTATACCAAAGTTTATTCACCTATTGACGGAATAATTGGAAAATCACTGGCAGAAATTGGCGATTTGGTTGGACAGGCACCATTAGTTGTGTTAAACACCGTATCGAAAACAAAAGACATTCACGTTGATTTTTTCCTTCCGGAAAACCAATACCTTCAGCTGGCAAACAGTATAATTGAAGAAGGCAACGCTATGTATAAAGCAAGTGAAGAGCACAAAGAATTCCTGGAATTGGTATTAGCAGATAATTCTATTCACCAATATAAAGGTGCAGTTAATTTTGTCGACCGTGGTGTTGATAGCAACACGGGTACCATACTTATACAAACGCGTTTTCCCAATCCTGACTTAATTATTCGCCCGGGGCAATTTGCAAAGGTCAGAATACCGATAACTCATTCGCAAGCCATAATGGTTCCGCAGAAGAGTATAAAAGAACTGCAGGGACAATATTCTGTGTTTATTGTAAATGCTGAAAACAAGGTTGAAACCCGCCAGGTAGAACCTGCCGGCACTATTGGCGATATGTGGAGAATTAAAGATGGTTTAAAAGCCGGCGAGAGAGTCTTAATTGAGGGACTTCAGAAAGTTCGAAACGGAATGCCAGTTGTGGCCGAAACCGTTGAATTTAAAAGCCAATTCCCAAACCTATAA
- a CDS encoding S9 family peptidase — protein MKKLFILFVILFPIVTAQAQQTQKISLEDIFVKGTFRAQSVYGLRSMNDGIHYSTLEGRTKIVKYSYKTGDEVEVIFDIKEVKDAPITSFLNYQFSDDETKILLTTKRQSIYRHSYTAEYYVWNSVTRELSELSDKGAQKLATFSPDGNYIAYVRDNNIFIKNLKFGSTHQATTDGKFNEIINGAPDWVYEEEFGFNKAFWWSPDSKFLGYIRFDEREVQEFTMPMYAGAAPSYNDYQLYPGEYTFKYPKAGEKNSVVEVYSYEVKSKTGIKVDIGDKTNIYIPRLQWTPDANNLVVMRLNRHQNQMDILYANPYTGDTRNFLTEKNDRYIAEDFLDAFTYLENGNFVVKSERNGWSHLYLYDKQGFELAQLTQGEFDVTDFYGYDSAREIFYYQAAAESPLQREVYYTSLDKKVQGKLSVEDGTNRAVFSSNFKYYINYFSNSKTPAYISLHDTKDGEQIRFLQDNTVLKNTVQRMNIPQKEFFSFTTSEGVSLNGWMLKPTGFDPEKQYPVLMTQYSGPNSQSVTDAWGRGVGWNEYLAQEGFLVVCVDPRGTGARGEEFRKITYMQLGKYESDDQVEAAKYLTTLPYVDAANIAIFGWSYGGFMTLLAMEKGGELFKAGIAVAPVTSWRFYDTVYTERYMRTPQENPEGYDDNSPLTHAGDIKGQLLIVHGSADDNVHAQNTYEMTEKMVQSGVQFDMAIYTNRNHGIRGGNTSMHLYAKMTNFLKDKLQ, from the coding sequence ATGAAAAAACTGTTTATTTTATTCGTCATTCTTTTTCCCATTGTCACAGCACAAGCTCAGCAAACACAAAAAATTAGCTTAGAAGATATTTTTGTTAAAGGAACATTTCGTGCACAATCAGTTTACGGTTTGCGTTCGATGAATGATGGCATTCATTATTCAACGCTTGAAGGAAGAACAAAAATTGTAAAATACAGTTATAAAACGGGTGATGAAGTTGAGGTTATTTTCGACATAAAAGAAGTTAAGGATGCGCCTATAACGTCTTTTTTAAATTACCAGTTTAGTGATGATGAAACAAAAATTTTGTTGACGACCAAACGCCAATCCATCTACCGCCACTCTTACACGGCAGAATATTACGTCTGGAATTCAGTAACCCGGGAATTATCTGAACTATCGGATAAAGGAGCACAAAAGCTGGCCACCTTCTCACCTGATGGCAATTACATTGCCTACGTACGCGACAACAACATTTTTATAAAAAACTTAAAGTTTGGCAGCACCCACCAAGCTACAACAGATGGCAAATTTAACGAGATTATTAACGGAGCTCCTGATTGGGTTTACGAAGAAGAATTTGGCTTTAACAAAGCGTTTTGGTGGTCGCCCGACAGTAAATTTCTTGGCTACATTCGTTTTGATGAACGAGAAGTACAGGAGTTTACAATGCCCATGTATGCAGGAGCAGCACCCAGCTACAACGATTACCAGTTATATCCGGGAGAATATACCTTTAAATATCCTAAAGCCGGAGAAAAAAATTCAGTTGTAGAAGTTTATTCGTACGAGGTTAAATCAAAAACCGGAATAAAAGTAGACATAGGTGATAAAACGAACATTTACATTCCGCGATTACAGTGGACTCCGGATGCCAATAACCTGGTTGTGATGCGATTAAACAGACATCAAAATCAGATGGATATTTTGTATGCTAATCCTTACACAGGAGATACCCGAAATTTTCTTACTGAAAAGAACGACCGTTATATCGCAGAAGATTTCCTGGATGCGTTTACCTACCTTGAGAATGGTAATTTTGTTGTTAAAAGCGAACGCAATGGTTGGTCGCATTTATACTTATACGACAAGCAAGGATTTGAACTGGCCCAACTCACCCAGGGAGAATTTGATGTAACCGATTTTTATGGATACGATTCAGCCCGCGAAATATTTTATTATCAGGCGGCAGCAGAATCGCCTTTACAGCGCGAGGTTTATTATACAAGTCTTGATAAAAAAGTGCAAGGAAAACTTTCTGTAGAAGATGGAACAAACAGGGCCGTATTTAGTAGCAATTTTAAGTATTACATAAACTATTTTAGCAATTCCAAAACCCCGGCATATATATCCCTTCACGACACAAAAGATGGTGAACAAATTCGTTTCTTACAGGACAATACCGTATTAAAAAACACCGTGCAAAGGATGAATATCCCGCAAAAAGAATTTTTTAGTTTTACCACGTCCGAAGGGGTAAGCTTAAACGGGTGGATGCTAAAACCTACAGGGTTTGATCCGGAAAAACAATACCCGGTTTTGATGACCCAGTACAGTGGCCCCAATTCGCAAAGTGTTACCGATGCCTGGGGGCGTGGCGTGGGTTGGAACGAATACCTGGCCCAGGAAGGTTTTTTGGTTGTTTGTGTTGATCCACGCGGCACAGGAGCACGGGGCGAAGAGTTTAGAAAAATCACCTATATGCAACTTGGGAAATACGAATCGGACGACCAGGTGGAAGCTGCAAAATACCTCACTACACTTCCCTATGTTGATGCTGCCAATATAGCAATTTTTGGATGGAGCTACGGAGGATTTATGACTCTGCTGGCGATGGAAAAGGGAGGCGAATTATTTAAAGCCGGAATTGCTGTTGCGCCGGTTACCAGCTGGCGTTTTTACGACACCGTTTATACCGAGCGCTATATGCGAACACCACAGGAAAATCCGGAAGGGTACGACGATAATTCGCCACTAACACATGCCGGCGATATAAAAGGGCAGCTACTTATTGTTCATGGATCGGCAGATGATAATGTTCATGCGCAAAACACTTACGAAATGACCGAAAAAATGGTTCAGTCCGGCGTTCAATTTGATATGGCCATTTACACCAACAGAAACCATGGAATACGAGGAGGAAACACAAGTATGCATTTGTATGCTAAGATGACAAATTTTTTAAAAGATAAACTTCAGTAA
- a CDS encoding aldolase catalytic domain-containing protein: MYKADIKVMDCTVRDGGLMNKWQFSDEFVRGVYKSCVEAGIDYMEIGYKSSESAFSREEVGPWKFCDDKDLRRVVGDNDTNLKLSAMADIGRIAPEDIPPANESLIDMLRVACYCHQVDKAIWLAEHCMDKGYEVTINLMAVSKVNESDLDEALADLAKSRVPIIYVVDSFGSLYCESIERLVKKYASAMPEKELGIHAHNNMQLAMSNTITSLINGVTMLDATLLGMGRGAGNCPVEILIAFLKNPKYRLLPLLDAIQNHVKPWQEKIDWGYHVPYLVTGAMNEHPRSAMKWMDSDQKDDFVSFMKEMHDYELLE, from the coding sequence ATGTACAAAGCAGACATAAAAGTAATGGATTGCACAGTGCGCGACGGTGGGCTAATGAACAAATGGCAATTTAGCGATGAATTTGTACGTGGTGTTTATAAAAGCTGCGTTGAAGCCGGGATTGATTATATGGAAATTGGCTATAAAAGCAGTGAATCGGCTTTTTCGAGAGAAGAAGTTGGCCCGTGGAAATTCTGCGATGATAAAGACCTGCGACGTGTTGTTGGCGATAATGATACAAATTTAAAGCTATCGGCGATGGCCGATATTGGCAGAATTGCGCCTGAAGACATCCCTCCGGCAAACGAAAGTTTGATTGATATGTTACGCGTAGCATGTTACTGCCACCAGGTTGACAAAGCCATTTGGTTGGCAGAACACTGCATGGATAAAGGATACGAGGTTACCATAAACTTAATGGCTGTTTCAAAAGTAAATGAGTCGGATTTGGACGAAGCCTTAGCCGACCTTGCAAAATCGCGTGTTCCAATAATTTATGTTGTAGACAGTTTTGGCAGTTTATATTGCGAAAGTATCGAGCGTTTGGTGAAAAAATATGCAAGTGCCATGCCCGAAAAAGAGTTGGGAATACATGCACACAATAACATGCAGTTGGCTATGTCGAATACTATCACCTCTTTAATTAATGGTGTTACTATGCTAGACGCCACCTTACTGGGAATGGGCCGAGGTGCCGGAAACTGCCCAGTTGAGATTTTAATTGCTTTTTTAAAAAATCCGAAATACAGGTTATTACCCCTGCTTGATGCCATTCAGAACCATGTTAAACCATGGCAGGAAAAAATTGATTGGGGATACCACGTTCCTTATCTGGTAACCGGAGCCATGAATGAACATCCACGAAGTGCCATGAAATGGATGGATTCAGATCAGAAAGATGACTTCGTATCATTTATGAAAGAAATGCACGACTACGAGCTTCTGGAATAA
- a CDS encoding DUF502 domain-containing protein, which yields MKRIGGYFFQGILLVAPVAIIVYILYSLFIRVDGWLLNTIKPLIGFYVPGLGIALLFVFITILGFVGETTLLKPIKIIAGKFIRRIPLLNLLYTSLNDLFSAFVGKEKKFNVPVKVLFNNENNLWKLGFITKESLAEFQLSDLSAVYFPHSYNFSGELYLVPNNRIEQLDLSPADVMKFVVSAGVTRIDKTNF from the coding sequence ATGAAAAGAATTGGAGGTTATTTTTTTCAGGGAATTCTATTGGTAGCTCCCGTTGCGATTATTGTTTACATTCTGTATTCCCTGTTTATTCGTGTTGATGGCTGGCTGCTAAACACAATTAAACCTCTTATTGGATTTTACGTTCCCGGTTTAGGCATAGCCCTTCTATTTGTTTTTATAACAATCCTGGGTTTTGTTGGCGAAACAACATTGTTGAAACCCATAAAAATTATTGCCGGAAAATTTATTCGGCGAATACCTTTACTAAACTTATTATATACTTCTCTAAACGATCTTTTTTCAGCTTTTGTTGGCAAAGAGAAGAAATTTAATGTACCGGTTAAAGTGCTGTTTAACAATGAGAATAATTTATGGAAACTGGGGTTTATTACAAAAGAATCGCTAGCAGAATTTCAACTCTCAGACTTGTCAGCAGTCTATTTTCCGCATTCTTACAACTTCTCAGGCGAATTATACCTGGTTCCCAATAATCGAATAGAACAACTGGATTTATCTCCGGCTGATGTAATGAAATTTGTAGTATCGGCCGGTGTTACCCGTATTGATAAAACCAATTTCTAA
- a CDS encoding efflux RND transporter permease subunit — protein sequence MADKKGNFFVHRPIVAMVIAIVIVIVGFVMLSGLPIEQYPNLTPPIVQVRGTYTGANALTVEESMATPLEQQINGVDNMIYMKSTNANDGSMNIQISFDVGTDPDMNTVLAQNRVSAATAKLPESVKKFGVMTEKSLPNILMLIALTSDGRYDQDFLGNYGLINIKDQLARIKGIGRVNVIGASDYSMRIWVKPDRLAAMELTIPEILNAINQQNAIVPGGKFGAEPSPPGTEFTYTVRMPERFNSPEEFGEIVVRTQPDGSQVKLKDIAEISLGVETYSAFTRLNGEACSIIALYQAPGSNATELAAQVKQEIERLSGSFPEGIKYDISLDSTAAITAGINDIVETLIIALILVILVVFIFIQDWRATLIPTIAIPVSLVGAFIFFPMLGFTINVLSLLGLVLAIGIVVDDAIVVVEAVQVNISKGMNSKEATLDAMRKVSAPVVATTLVLVAVFIPVAGMAGITGRLYQQFAITIVVSVIVSSVNALTLSPALSSLLLKKPKAYKGPLGWFFGKFNKWMGKSTEGYMKLTNVFTRKIKRGVVFILVITAGMGLFGKLVPGGFIPAEDMGYLFINMQLPDAASLQRSDEVAKKIEKILEDIPEIEYVTNATGFSMLSGAMATNTGFMFIALKNWDDRDKTANDIILEINKRLMVQVNEAQVFAFGPPAIPGLGNGSGFSIMLQDRGGNTPDYLAQNAAKFMQAANAREEIGNAFTTFQANVPQRYLNIDKEKALKMGVSLNDLYTTVGAFMGGAYVNDFTRFGRLYKTYIQAEHEYRVSEKDINNFFIKNNNGNMVPLATLATVEPISGPEYTNRFNLYRAVEITGAPAQGYTSAQAMQALEEVAAEVLPADMGYQWNAMSYQEKQASGSLGIIMIFSLLFVFLILSAQYESWSLPFSILLGTPFAIFGALFALWGARMFSTSFENNIFAQVSFVMLVGMAAKNAILIVEFAKEEFDRGKSLFDAATEAARSRFRPILMTAFSFILGIFPLVVASGSGAEARKVMGMALLGGMTLATLLGVFFYPMLFVFIGKIAGYEKKRDLKAAHSEQNK from the coding sequence ATGGCAGATAAAAAAGGAAATTTTTTCGTTCACCGGCCTATTGTGGCTATGGTAATTGCCATAGTAATTGTAATTGTAGGCTTTGTTATGCTCAGTGGATTGCCCATTGAGCAGTACCCCAACCTTACGCCTCCAATTGTTCAGGTACGGGGTACTTATACAGGGGCAAATGCACTTACGGTTGAGGAATCGATGGCAACTCCATTGGAGCAGCAGATTAATGGCGTTGATAATATGATTTACATGAAATCAACCAATGCCAATGATGGTTCTATGAATATTCAGATATCGTTTGATGTTGGAACCGACCCGGATATGAATACGGTATTAGCGCAAAACAGGGTATCTGCAGCCACTGCAAAGCTTCCCGAATCGGTTAAAAAGTTTGGCGTAATGACTGAAAAATCGCTTCCAAATATTTTAATGCTGATTGCATTAACTTCCGACGGACGCTACGATCAGGATTTTCTGGGCAACTACGGATTAATAAACATTAAAGACCAACTGGCACGTATTAAAGGTATTGGGCGTGTAAATGTAATTGGTGCATCGGATTATTCAATGCGAATTTGGGTTAAACCCGATCGTTTGGCAGCAATGGAACTTACTATTCCAGAAATTTTAAATGCCATTAATCAACAGAATGCGATTGTGCCCGGAGGTAAATTCGGAGCGGAGCCTTCGCCCCCGGGAACAGAGTTTACTTACACTGTAAGAATGCCGGAGCGTTTTAATTCACCAGAAGAGTTTGGAGAAATTGTTGTACGTACCCAACCTGACGGTTCTCAGGTAAAATTAAAAGACATTGCAGAAATAAGCTTGGGCGTTGAAACATACAGTGCATTTACACGACTAAATGGCGAGGCATGCTCAATTATTGCTCTTTACCAGGCTCCGGGCTCTAATGCCACAGAACTGGCAGCACAGGTAAAACAAGAAATCGAACGTCTCTCAGGATCGTTTCCCGAAGGAATCAAGTACGATATTTCGCTGGACTCAACAGCTGCCATTACTGCGGGAATCAACGATATTGTGGAAACGCTGATTATTGCTCTTATCCTGGTAATTCTGGTGGTGTTTATTTTTATTCAAGACTGGCGGGCAACGCTAATTCCTACCATTGCGATTCCTGTTTCATTAGTGGGTGCATTCATTTTCTTCCCTATGTTGGGGTTTACCATTAATGTACTTTCCTTACTGGGGCTTGTTCTGGCAATAGGTATTGTTGTTGATGATGCTATTGTTGTGGTTGAGGCCGTTCAGGTAAACATTTCAAAAGGAATGAATTCCAAAGAAGCCACTCTTGATGCCATGAGAAAGGTATCGGCGCCGGTTGTTGCCACCACACTTGTACTTGTTGCCGTATTTATTCCGGTGGCAGGTATGGCCGGTATAACCGGAAGATTGTACCAGCAGTTTGCAATAACAATTGTAGTATCGGTTATCGTTTCGTCGGTGAATGCCCTTACCTTAAGTCCGGCATTGTCATCGCTCTTACTTAAAAAACCCAAAGCTTACAAAGGTCCATTGGGATGGTTTTTCGGGAAATTTAACAAATGGATGGGAAAATCAACCGAAGGCTATATGAAACTGACCAATGTTTTTACACGAAAGATAAAGCGAGGTGTTGTATTTATTCTGGTAATTACAGCAGGGATGGGTTTGTTTGGTAAACTTGTTCCCGGTGGATTTATTCCAGCAGAAGATATGGGATATCTGTTTATTAATATGCAGTTACCCGATGCAGCATCTTTACAACGTTCGGATGAAGTGGCAAAAAAAATCGAGAAAATACTGGAAGATATTCCTGAAATTGAATATGTTACCAACGCAACAGGTTTTAGCATGTTATCTGGTGCAATGGCAACAAACACCGGTTTTATGTTTATTGCACTTAAAAACTGGGACGACCGTGATAAAACCGCGAATGACATCATTCTCGAAATTAACAAGCGTTTAATGGTACAGGTTAATGAAGCCCAGGTTTTTGCATTTGGCCCACCCGCTATTCCCGGATTAGGTAATGGTTCAGGCTTTAGTATAATGTTGCAAGACCGCGGCGGCAACACCCCTGATTACCTGGCACAAAATGCAGCCAAATTTATGCAGGCAGCCAATGCACGCGAAGAAATTGGTAATGCATTCACCACTTTTCAGGCCAATGTTCCGCAGCGTTATTTAAATATAGATAAGGAAAAGGCACTAAAAATGGGGGTTTCGTTAAATGATTTATACACAACCGTTGGTGCATTTATGGGCGGTGCGTATGTAAACGACTTTACCCGCTTTGGGCGCTTATATAAAACGTACATTCAGGCAGAACACGAATACCGTGTTTCTGAAAAGGACATCAATAACTTTTTTATAAAAAACAACAATGGAAATATGGTTCCCCTGGCCACCCTGGCAACGGTTGAACCAATCTCAGGTCCGGAATATACCAACCGCTTTAATCTGTACCGGGCTGTTGAAATTACAGGAGCACCGGCACAAGGTTATACATCTGCGCAAGCCATGCAGGCACTTGAAGAGGTGGCTGCCGAAGTATTACCGGCTGATATGGGCTATCAATGGAATGCCATGTCGTACCAGGAAAAACAAGCATCCGGGTCACTGGGTATAATCATGATTTTCTCGCTGCTATTTGTTTTTCTTATCCTCTCGGCACAATACGAAAGCTGGTCGTTGCCATTTAGTATTTTACTTGGAACGCCATTCGCCATTTTTGGGGCGCTATTTGCCTTGTGGGGAGCGCGTATGTTTAGTACCTCGTTCGAGAATAACATATTTGCACAGGTAAGCTTTGTGATGCTGGTTGGTATGGCGGCAAAAAATGCCATACTGATAGTGGAGTTTGCCAAAGAAGAATTTGACCGTGGTAAAAGTCTTTTTGATGCTGCGACAGAAGCAGCACGCTCAAGATTCAGACCAATTTTAATGACTGCCTTTTCATTCATACTTGGCATTTTCCCGCTTGTAGTTGCATCAGGTTCAGGCGCTGAAGCACGAAAAGTAATGGGTATGGCACTTCTCGGAGGAATGACATTGGCAACCTTACTTGGCGTATTCTTTTACCCCATGCTTTTTGTGTTTATTGGTAAAATTGCCGGCTATGAAAAAAAGCGGGATTTGAAAGCAGCACACTCAGAACAAAACAAATGA